AGTTCAATAGTACATTTTATAAACTGCAGGGGGCACTATTGTCATTGCCTTTTACTATTTGCAAGTGTTTAGCAAGAGCAGTTTTTACTAAAATGTTCAGTAGACAAACAACAAAGcgcataaattaaaatatacatatatacggTATAGATCTATATAATATGCAACTAGAGTTTTAGATTTACTAAAACACACATGTTGACCAATCTGAGACACAAGAACCACTGAAGTTTAAAGTCTTTAAGGTCACTTGGTTGTTAGCAGAAAAAATCATCAGCAGTTCAAAACTAGCACAGACTTGGGAGGTCTTGTGATTTTGTTGTCAAAGTTGGTTGTCCTGGAGCATTAGAGTATAAAGTAATGTAATCCATTAATTTTTCTGTACCACTTAACCTATTGGGGTCATGGAGAGTGCTGGAGCCTGTTCAATACTATCTCAGCAAAGAACCACCCTGGGAAGTATTTTAATCTGTAAACAAAAGCAGATTTATAGAGAACAACCTTTTGCTGCTGTCAACTAACAAGACATGTTAAGGTCAGTCTTGCCACTGTTCACTTACTCTAACTAAATTCCAAATATAGGCTACctgaaaataatgaaaaacaacTTTAATTTTAACAGTCCCAACTTTGACtatgtacactgtcagaaagaaAGCTTCACGTCCatttgcttttatccaaagcaacttacaaataaGAGTGCATTTAACAGTTTGTGGCAGAGCTAATATAAAGTGCAGTTTACAAGGCCAATTTAGAAGTAGGAATATGGGCTGGAGCATTGAAAGGGTGAACAACAtagaagtttttatttttaacttggACAGTTTCTAAATGAGAATTACTTTGAATCAGATTATAATTGAATagctttcatgttttctgtcaATTTTAGaggttttattttttcatattttcattgcAAAATAACTTTCAGTTAATGGGTGAAGAATGTAAAACTTTGTAATGTAACACCCTATTTTCTTCTACACCCAGAAGTTTCCTGCTTTCTATGTTTGTAATGAGCAGCTAGGAATTCTGTGAATGTATTATCGCACTgggcccctttaaaaaaaaaatagcagttAAGCAAGTAATTGTGACCAGCCAAGCGCCCCCAACTGGCAACAGCTCTGGTAATGACCAAATAGAGGCCATATCAAAGAATTTCATGTAGGCATATTGCACAAGCATTACCAAGACATCTTTGAATAAAGCACAATGCAGAATGTCCAAACAAACTTAAAaaactgtttatttttatgcgTCTCAATAAGTACTTAAGTGTTCGGTTATAATTGGTTGCTGTACATACCGTCCTTTTGAACAATTTATACGCAATCATGTCAGCCAAAAACGATAAAATGTGTTGCTAAAATATGAATGACCCTAACCCTAACTAAATTACGCAAAAAAGTGCCGTTCATGATGATAGCACGCGCCACCCGTGCATTAAATAGAAACATCATTTGAAACGAATAAACACATCTGGAGCATTGGGACGTGCGTGGATTAAGGGAGTGCAGCCCAGGTGGGTGTGGCTATATAATAGTAGTATATGTTTTCTCCCACCCATTGCACACTTTCACTCTCTAAACTCGACCACAGCTGCCCTCAATAGTAGAGGCGTGGCCCCTAAAATAATGAATTCTCTATTAAAATACTTGTTGATACTTCTGGGACTTATCTCACTTATCATCAATATCGTGCTGATATGCCTAAACTCAAACAGGCTCCCAAAATGCATGTCCCAGCCGCAAGAATCCTTAAAAGTAAAGCATTCAgataaaagtcagattttttcGGACCTAACAGCAGAGGAGTACAAGTCAGTTCGCGACTACATGTGGGCGGAAAAAAGCCTCAAGATTTCTCACGCAGCCACCGCAAAACCCTCCGAGAATTTCATCTTTTTGATTGACCTTTTGCTCCCGAAGAAAGCTGATGCGCTGCGGTACTTGGATGACAATGGACAGAAGCCGCGACGGGAGGCTTCAGTTGTGGTGTTTTTTGGTGAGCACGGACACCTGAAGGAGTACGTGGTGGGACCTTTACCTGGACCACTGAAGCATCGTGATGTCACCATGGAGAAGTACAATACGGCAAGTTTACCCTTCACGGCCCGTCCGGTAACAATTGGAGAGTATGGGGAATTGTTCAAATTCGTTGATAAAGTTTTCAGAAGCATAGAAAAACCACTCAGAGAAAGTTTTGGTTATATCCCCGGAAAGAAGGAATTGTTGCCGTTTGAGGCTATGCCAAGAGGTGTGAAGGCTGGTGACCGTAAAACCTGGATATCTTTTTTACGCGATTACAGTGGCATGTACCTCCATCCCGTGGGCTTTGAAATTCTGATCTACCATGAGAGCAGTAACTCGTCTAATTGGACACTGGAGCGGTTGCAATACAATGGACAATACTTTAATAACACTGACGATTTTAAACGAAAATATGAAacttcagatttaaaaaaaatagtccaCAAGGAAATCACGAATTACGCATCACTTGAGCCCAAAATTAAACCATCTGGTTTAGGACCACAACAGTATTATCTTAAAGGTAAACGTTATAGCGTTAGAAACAACGAGGTGGTTTTTCTTGACTGGAGTTTTGCGTTTGGCTTGAGCTCCCTTACTGGGATGAGAGTTTTTGATATTCGCTTTAAAGGAGAGAGGATCGCTTACGAGCTGAGCGTGCAGGAGGCAATGTCTGTCTACGGCTCTCTTACACCTGGCCTGATGCTCACAAAGTTTCTGGACTCGAGTATTGGCATCGGTCGCTTTGCCCACGAGCTGGTGCGAGGGATTGACTGTCCGTACGGTGCCACCTACGTAGACACATACCGTTATATTGATACAAACGTCACGCTGCGCTCCAGAAACTCCATCTGCGTTTTTGAGCATGACATCGGCCGACCACTGAGACGACATTTTGCAGATTTCTTTCATAATGGTTTTGGTGGAATGGCAAACAGTGCATTAGTTTTCCGCACTATTACTGCTATAGGTAATTACGATTACGTATGggactttattttttatcaaagcGGCTCCGTGGAGGCGAGAGTTCACGCCACTGGTTACATAACGTCCTCATTTAAGATAGATGGAAATCAGAAGTACGGCCACCAGGTTGCGGAAAATGTCATTGGAAATATCCATACACATTTTATCAACTTCAAAGTCGATCTGGATGTCTTGGGTAAGTTCAGTtttaaaaagatgaaaaacacatTCACATTAATTATTGTTTGTCAtgtttggtgaaaaataaactaaatgaaaattaagAAGTAATATTTTGTAAACATACGTGGTGCTTTCCAATTTGACTTATAAATTCTTAAGTTGCTCTTCTTAACTTTGGGCATCCAGCCAATTGAGAGCTAAATGTGAATGATGCTTGCCTTTAGTCCTTTAAGTCCTGATGACATATCCACACTCCAGGTTCTCATACAAAAGTGTcaatttaagtttaaaaaaatgtggggCTTAAAGTGCTAattgttcatgtttttattaatcattgtatacATATTGGGAGTTTTTAAATATTGGGAAATTAAGTGGTAGTTTTGATTATAATGGAGTTAACCTACTCCACACCACAAACCACGCCCCTGGGTCATACTGTCACAATGATGCAAGGAGTGTCAGTCCCAGCTATTTATAGTCCAGGTAACACCTTTCAGGTATGGCATTGATCAAGTGATGCGTGGCATGATGGGAAATGAAGTACAGAGTTAGTATTTGGGTTGGATGAGAGTTCTAGTTACCAGGAGAGAGATTGAGGGCAACCGTGAAACATgcacctatttattcacattgTGCTGGATCCTTTTTTCGTCATgcttttaaagcaaaaatatattttttaaaaacaggcACATGATACGCCCAATGATACATAAGAATGTCttctaaaagaaaaaaatatagaacaCACATGCCAGGTTCTTCTTCCAGGATCTTAGAAATATGATCTTTGCATTAATTTTGGCTTCAAGGTTTTTAACTGTGAAACTGTGTGTGACAAAGAGGTCTATGATTGCattgattttacattaattGCACTGGAATTGAAAGAATGTTCCTTTGAATGAAATGTATTGTTTACATGGATTACTATCATCTTTTGAAGCCATGATATATTTTAGATTTTACAAAAATTTGTaacaaattcatacagatttttttttttacatgaaggTCTAGAATGTCCAATTTGCTATTCCAATAATATCCATGAAGcctcattttcatttaaattctCAATGAATATATTGCTTAAGACAGCAGAGAATACCACAGGAAAATGCTCTGTTGACAACgtctaaaaaaaaaacggttACATTTCATTTTGATTGAAGGTGTGAAGAACATGTTCCAGACTAAAGACATGGAGTTTGCGGAGGTACCATTGCCGTGGATGCCCTCACATAAAGCAAAGATACCACGGCTGGTGGAGAACCAAATCAAGACAGAGAAAGAGGCAGCACTGAAGTTTAACACCAAAATGCCCCGTTATCTTCATATAGCCAGCAACCGCACCAACCGCTGGGGCCAACAACGCTCTTACAGGCTTCAGGTGTTCAGTTTTGCTGGGGATCCCCTTCCTGAATCTGAGCCTGAGGAGAGGTCCATGTCCTGGGCTCGGTAAGGATGATACCAAAACCCAATATGTAGTCGTGTTTTgtataaatttttttgtgttggTAATATACTGTATGATGGAATAATAGATGCTTACTCTATTGTTTTCCTTCTCTCTTATAGGTATAAAGTTGCTATAACCAAGCATAAAGATAATGAGCAAACTAGCAGCAGCCTTTATAGTCAGAATTACATGTTGTCTCCATTTGTTGACTTCAGCAAATATATCGAAGATAACGAGAGCATCGACAATGAGGTATTATTACATTTGTCGAAATCCGACAGGTTTACTTTGAAGTAACATTATTGGGTTATTTAGTTATAGCATGCAACATATCTCTATTGTGGAGTTTGCTATATTGGCCAATGACTTTGAATTACATTAAACATTTGCAAATCATGCATAACAATAACAATTTGTACTAATCATTGATGTCTTCTTTAGGACCTGGTTGCCTGGGTGACCGCTGGATTTCTACACATTCCTCATGCAGAGGACATCCCCAACACGGTTACCGTAGGCAATGGTGGAGGCGTCCTCATTAGGCCGCACAACTACTTTGATAATGATCCATCAGTCAACTCGCCTGATGCAATATATTTTTCACCAGGCTCTGAGAGTGACTGTGAGTACAACACTATGGCCTGCCTGGATAAGAATACGTGCAGTTCAAcactggagccatttacttacCATGGATTTGAGGGAGTTATGAAGTTTGATTAGGGATCCTTCCTTTACATTGTGATATGCTGCATGTATGATGTTGCTAAATTCTCAAGTATCATGCAGCAAAATTATATTGTGAATCTTCACTTactttttgtttgttacttaTTTAGACAAGTTATCAGAGTTTAAAaatgctttagtttttttttttttaaattgattgTGTGATGTGACAAATATTATCACAATTTTTCTTGGATAAGTGCTTTCTTACacttttaggggtggtttctaggacattaaagtagtttttacaaaaatactggtatgcatattaagacaaaacaatagtactgatatatgttaagatatatcagtgcatgAAGTTTTAAAAATTGGCAGTTcacacatgcattttagtctgggactaggataagccctgtctgggaaaccacccctttaagttTAGGAAATTTGCATATATTTAGGTTAAATGCATCCTTAAGgcaatgtatattttttgtgtgtgtcatttttattagTGCTGCATCACGATTGGTCGCGACTTTAGAGTTTGCAGAGTggaagtttttgtttacataatatatgtgtgtgtactgtgtgtgtaCTAATAAGtatgtacacacacatacatgtataatttaagaaaaaaaatgtatataataaatatttatatttatatataatataaattatatataaatataaacatgtatatgcatgcaaatgtttcttaattatatacgcgcacgcataattattatacacagtacacacacatatattatgtaaacaagaACTTTTGTTCTGCAGAGGATTAGTCGCGACTtgtcgtgaggcagcactaattTTTATTATACTTTTGTACAATAAAATCTTTCTAAAGATTTAGAGAGATTAAATTAGACTGTGAAAACCACTCTTatacttttatttataaaaaatgttcatCCATCCAATAAAATGTCAAGGGTGACTATTCTGGTTGTACGTTTCTTTTATGTGCATGCACCGTTCAATTCTGGATGGCATACATAATACACAgctttaaagaaatatttaattaattctTTCATTATTCTTTACGACATgtagtatttatgtatttatggcCAGAACTGGTTAATCTATACACAACTTGGGGGAGGAGCAATTTGGTCTCCAATTCACccaacatgcaaactccacacagaaatgcCACCATACCTAGCCGGGGCTAAAATCTCATAAATTAAATGCACCAGAGTCAAACATACTTTGTATCATAACCTGATTTGAATTAAATTGTACAACATATATTTTGACTTACTATAACTAACACTCATTCTCAAAACATATCCTAAAGCTGAAGGCACACCAACAATACCgatacacatttttatgtctcctatttataaaacactaaTTTCTGGTCTTGGCGTACCCAATGAGTTGAATTAGGGGTGTTTGATAAGaataacttaaaatattgtGGCAAAGGAATGCCTCGAGGAACAGTGTTGAAGAACACATTTTTCCTAACAATCTCACTGCAGGTCAAGCATGCCTCTCAAATTTCAAATATGATGCTATGCCGCTGGTTTAACATCATGATGTTTGGCTCAAATCATGCAAAAACAATTGTTTGCTGTTACTGGCATCCAGGCTCTATCACAGGCTTAAAATGCTTCTCTCTAGCTACAGCAGTCAGATACACACAGTCATACTTTGAAATTAGAGTAAGCATTTATCCATACTTTACATCATATGTCAAACAATACATTTACACATATTCATTCTGTAGACACTTTTATCAGGTTACAGAATGGACTTTTTATCACGTGTGCTCTCTGACCTTGGCATTGCGAGTAACATGCTAAAGCAATTTAGTTTCTCCCTCGATTACAGGCTATTTCCTACCTACATGCACACTTTCTCTGTGCTTGTAGGAGGCAGTTCAGATCTATTAAGTTAAACGCTGAGAT
This window of the Misgurnus anguillicaudatus chromosome 19, ASM2758022v2, whole genome shotgun sequence genome carries:
- the aoc2 gene encoding retina-specific copper amine oxidase, with amino-acid sequence MNSLLKYLLILLGLISLIINIVLICLNSNRLPKCMSQPQESLKVKHSDKSQIFSDLTAEEYKSVRDYMWAEKSLKISHAATAKPSENFIFLIDLLLPKKADALRYLDDNGQKPRREASVVVFFGEHGHLKEYVVGPLPGPLKHRDVTMEKYNTASLPFTARPVTIGEYGELFKFVDKVFRSIEKPLRESFGYIPGKKELLPFEAMPRGVKAGDRKTWISFLRDYSGMYLHPVGFEILIYHESSNSSNWTLERLQYNGQYFNNTDDFKRKYETSDLKKIVHKEITNYASLEPKIKPSGLGPQQYYLKGKRYSVRNNEVVFLDWSFAFGLSSLTGMRVFDIRFKGERIAYELSVQEAMSVYGSLTPGLMLTKFLDSSIGIGRFAHELVRGIDCPYGATYVDTYRYIDTNVTLRSRNSICVFEHDIGRPLRRHFADFFHNGFGGMANSALVFRTITAIGNYDYVWDFIFYQSGSVEARVHATGYITSSFKIDGNQKYGHQVAENVIGNIHTHFINFKVDLDVLGVKNMFQTKDMEFAEVPLPWMPSHKAKIPRLVENQIKTEKEAALKFNTKMPRYLHIASNRTNRWGQQRSYRLQVFSFAGDPLPESEPEERSMSWARYKVAITKHKDNEQTSSSLYSQNYMLSPFVDFSKYIEDNESIDNEDLVAWVTAGFLHIPHAEDIPNTVTVGNGGGVLIRPHNYFDNDPSVNSPDAIYFSPGSESDCEYNTMACLDKNTCSSTLEPFTYHGFEGVMKFD